A DNA window from Tenuifilaceae bacterium CYCD contains the following coding sequences:
- a CDS encoding phosphatidate cytidylyltransferase, with protein MSEFLKRTISGVLFVITIVGAILISHITFFIVFLGLMAACMYEFYILGLKAKIRPQALLGIFIGIALFVWSYLYASGEIERITIFGFIPLIVGIFIVELYRAQHKPIHNIAYTILGLVYIALPFALLNFMVINGSSFQMTYTPKILLGILFLVWGNDTGAYLFGVSMGKHKMFPRISPKKSWEGFLGGLVITAIVAWIIAAFFTEINFKHWLVIGLISALMGVFGDLVESMFKRSIGVKDSGKFLPGHGGLLDRFDALIMVIPVVYAYLTVMMII; from the coding sequence TTGAGCGAGTTTCTTAAAAGAACCATAAGTGGAGTTCTATTTGTAATAACTATTGTGGGGGCAATCCTTATCAGCCACATAACCTTCTTTATAGTCTTTCTAGGATTAATGGCCGCTTGTATGTATGAATTCTACATTCTTGGCCTTAAGGCTAAAATTAGACCTCAAGCGTTACTTGGTATTTTTATTGGAATCGCACTGTTTGTATGGTCGTACCTCTACGCTTCTGGCGAAATTGAACGCATTACCATTTTTGGGTTTATCCCTTTAATTGTAGGTATATTTATTGTGGAACTTTACCGTGCGCAGCACAAACCCATTCACAATATAGCATATACAATTTTAGGACTCGTATATATAGCATTGCCATTTGCTCTTCTTAACTTCATGGTAATAAATGGCTCATCATTTCAAATGACATATACGCCCAAAATCCTGTTAGGAATACTCTTCCTAGTGTGGGGCAACGATACAGGTGCATACCTATTTGGAGTAAGCATGGGAAAGCACAAAATGTTTCCCAGAATTTCTCCGAAAAAAAGTTGGGAAGGCTTTTTGGGTGGTTTAGTTATTACTGCAATTGTTGCTTGGATAATTGCAGCATTTTTTACCGAAATCAACTTTAAGCATTGGCTAGTTATTGGATTAATCTCAGCATTGATGGGCGTTTTTGGTGATTTAGTTGAATCGATGTTTAAGCGTAGTATCGGGGTAAAGGATTCGGGCAAGTTTCTTCCTGGGCATGGAGGTCTGCTTGACCGATTCGATGCATTAATCATGGTTATCCCTGTTGTTTATGCCTATTTAACTGTGATGATGATAATTTAA
- the ftsH gene encoding ATP-dependent zinc metalloprotease FtsH produces MDNNKKNKGKDIDPIFGEGENRPKAPKFNVYWVYILIIAGIIFLQFFYSGKNAVVTSWQEVKNQMLANKEIKKLVVIRNQGKVEVYLKEDKLDKYKDRLGSGFNSVPKSGPHFSFTIGSIETFDSQLKDAQVNTPEEEKIYPDYVERPNYFAELLTWVLPLLLIVGLWVFIFRRMSRGGGPGGAGNIFSVGKSKAQLFDKESTAKVDFKDVAGLEEAKVEVMEIVEFLKNPKKYTDLGGKIPKGALLVGPPGTGKTLLAKAVAGEANVPFFSMSGSDFVEMFVGVGASRVRDLFRQAKEKAPCIVFIDEIDAIGRARGKNPSFSGNDERENTLNQLLTEMDGFASNQGVIIMAATNRADILDRALLRAGRFDRQIHVELPDYKERLEIFKVHLRPIKIEADFDITFLAKQTPGFSGADIANVCNEAALIAARKNKQSVERQDFLDAIDRIIGGLEKKNKIISKEEKRTIAFHEAGHATVSWLLEHANPLLKVSIIPRGRSLGAAWYLPEERQITTTEQMFDEMCATLGGRAAEEVTFGKISTGALNDLERVTKQAYAMIAYFGMGKAVGNISYYDSSGQNEFAFSKPYSEKTAEQIDKEVKEIIDRAYENAKKILIENLEGHTKLAELLLEREVIFSEDLEHIFGPRKTLSREQELVKELDEESHKTKPEA; encoded by the coding sequence ATGGATAATAATAAAAAGAATAAAGGAAAAGATATAGACCCAATATTTGGCGAAGGGGAAAATAGACCAAAAGCGCCAAAGTTCAATGTGTACTGGGTTTATATTTTGATTATTGCTGGCATAATCTTTCTGCAGTTCTTCTACTCTGGAAAGAATGCTGTAGTTACCTCGTGGCAGGAAGTTAAAAACCAAATGCTTGCCAACAAGGAGATAAAAAAACTGGTAGTTATCAGGAATCAAGGGAAAGTAGAAGTTTACCTAAAGGAGGACAAACTTGATAAGTATAAGGATAGATTAGGAAGTGGATTTAACAGTGTACCCAAATCGGGTCCTCACTTCTCGTTCACCATTGGCTCTATCGAAACTTTCGACAGCCAGCTTAAAGATGCGCAAGTAAACACTCCCGAGGAAGAAAAAATATATCCCGACTATGTAGAACGGCCCAACTATTTTGCAGAACTGCTCACATGGGTTCTACCCCTTTTGCTTATTGTTGGATTATGGGTATTTATATTCCGCCGAATGAGCCGTGGTGGTGGTCCAGGTGGTGCAGGTAACATATTCAGTGTTGGAAAATCTAAAGCACAACTTTTTGACAAGGAGTCAACTGCAAAGGTTGATTTTAAAGATGTTGCTGGATTGGAGGAAGCCAAGGTGGAAGTTATGGAAATTGTTGAATTCCTAAAAAATCCAAAAAAATACACCGATTTAGGTGGTAAAATCCCAAAGGGTGCGCTACTTGTAGGCCCTCCGGGTACTGGAAAAACCTTACTGGCAAAAGCGGTTGCTGGCGAAGCCAATGTTCCATTCTTCAGCATGTCGGGTTCGGACTTTGTTGAGATGTTTGTTGGTGTTGGAGCATCACGCGTACGCGATTTATTCCGTCAAGCCAAGGAAAAAGCCCCATGTATTGTTTTTATTGATGAAATTGATGCAATAGGAAGAGCCCGTGGAAAAAATCCAAGTTTCTCGGGTAACGATGAGCGTGAAAACACGCTAAATCAGTTACTAACAGAAATGGACGGTTTTGCATCGAATCAAGGCGTTATTATCATGGCAGCCACAAACCGCGCAGATATTCTTGACAGAGCTTTGCTCCGCGCGGGACGATTCGACCGTCAAATACATGTTGAGTTACCGGACTACAAGGAGCGTCTCGAAATTTTCAAGGTACACCTTCGACCAATCAAAATTGAGGCCGACTTCGATATCACATTTCTAGCAAAGCAAACTCCTGGTTTCTCTGGCGCTGATATTGCTAACGTATGTAACGAAGCTGCCTTAATTGCAGCCCGTAAAAACAAACAATCAGTAGAACGCCAAGATTTCCTTGATGCTATAGATAGAATAATTGGCGGTTTAGAGAAGAAAAATAAGATTATATCGAAGGAAGAGAAGCGAACCATTGCTTTCCACGAAGCAGGGCATGCCACAGTTAGCTGGCTGTTGGAACATGCAAACCCACTGCTAAAGGTTTCAATTATTCCTCGCGGTCGTTCGCTTGGTGCTGCATGGTATTTACCCGAGGAACGGCAGATAACCACAACTGAGCAAATGTTCGACGAAATGTGTGCAACACTTGGTGGTAGAGCAGCCGAAGAGGTTACTTTTGGCAAAATTTCCACAGGGGCACTTAACGACCTTGAGCGAGTTACAAAACAAGCTTACGCCATGATTGCATACTTCGGAATGGGCAAAGCAGTCGGCAATATAAGTTATTACGACTCATCGGGACAGAATGAGTTTGCCTTTAGCAAGCCTTACAGCGAAAAAACCGCGGAGCAAATCGACAAGGAGGTTAAAGAAATTATTGATAGAGCATACGAAAACGCGAAGAAAATACTTATCGAGAATTTAGAGGGTCACACCAAACTGGCAGAATTACTCCTAGAACGCGAGGTAATATTCAGCGAGGATTTGGAGCACATTTTCGGACCCCGTAAAACTTTAAGCCGCGAGCAAGAACTTGTTAAAGAACTCGATGAGGAATCGCACAAAACTAAACCCGAAGCATAA
- the rsfS gene encoding ribosomal silencing factor RsfS — protein MAVKKKKTNNSNELLTCIIDAIQEKKGKNLISLEIGSLPNAVCSHFVICNADSTTQVSAIADNIEDKAIEKLNEKVYRSAGYENAIWIVLDYVDVVVHVFQTEWRNFYKLEDLWSDAKISQHGEQETSSPYNFNV, from the coding sequence ATGGCCGTAAAAAAGAAGAAAACAAACAATTCCAATGAGTTGCTAACTTGTATTATTGATGCAATTCAGGAGAAAAAAGGGAAAAATTTAATCTCGCTCGAAATAGGCAGTTTACCCAATGCAGTGTGCAGTCATTTTGTTATATGCAATGCCGATTCAACCACTCAAGTCAGCGCAATTGCCGATAATATTGAGGATAAAGCCATAGAAAAACTAAACGAAAAGGTTTACCGCTCTGCAGGCTACGAAAACGCAATTTGGATAGTGCTCGATTACGTTGACGTTGTAGTGCACGTATTCCAAACCGAGTGGAGAAATTTTTACAAACTTGAGGATTTGTGGTCTGATGCAAAAATTTCGCAACATGGCGAGCAAGAAACATCGTCACCGTACAATTTTAACGTATAA